One Sphingomonas endolithica genomic window, TCACGTACATCTCGTCCAGGTGCCAGCGCCAGTGCCGAAAACCGCGCATTCGCGAAATACGCTGCCGGCGTATGTCGCCTGCGAACATCGGCCCGAACCTGTTCCACCACATCCGCACCGTCTCGTGGCAGATGTCGATCCCGCGCTCGAACAGCAGGTCCTCAACGTTGCGCAACGACAGCGGAAAACGCACGTACATCATCACCACCAGGCGGATCACCTCTGGCGATGAATTAAAGTACCGAAACGGGCTGGCAGGTTTGCGGGGGCGGGACATGCCGATCGCCCTACCCCGCCCCTCCTAACGATCGGTGCATTTGGTCTGACAGAGCCCGCTTGGCACAAAGAGGCTGCGCATATCATTAAGCTCGCTATTCTCAACGTCATAGCGGACCGAAACGTGTTGTTGCCCGTTCGAGGACCGTGGCTGAACCAAATAACCAAGACATCGACGAATTGAAGGCCGCGGACGCCAAAGAGCTTCATCGTGCGGTTCGCGAGGAGGGCGAGGCAGAACTGGAACGGCCAACCGGCTCGTTGCTGTGCTCGGGGATTGCTGCTGGATTGGCCATCAATGCGTCGCTGCTCGCACAGGGTGCAATACACGGCATGACGACGGAAGCACCGTGGCGGCACCTGATCGTGAGCCTCGGCTACCCGCTCGGTTTCATCATTGTTATCCTCGGAAGAATGCAGTTCTTCACCGAGAGTACAATAACCGCGATGTTGCCGCTGGTCACGCGGCCAGCATGGCAGACCGCGCGCCGCACCGCCCGCCTTTGGCTGATCGTTCTTACCGCCAACCTGATCGGCACTGCGGCTGCTACCTTCGCCTTTGCGACGCTACCGGTAATCGACCCCTCGTTGCGAAATAGCATGATCGAGGTGTCCGCAGTCATCTTGAAGCATGATCCATTCACGACGTTCTGGATGGCAATTCCGGCCGGATTCATGATTGCGAGCCTGGCATGGACGCTGCCCAATGCCCGCGAACAGTCTGTCCTGGTGATCTTTGCCATCACCTATGTAGTGGGCGTTGCCGGTCTCAGCCATTCGGTGGTCGGCTCAGCCGAAGCGTTTACTCTGTTGTGGGCTGGGCGCATCGACGTGATCACCGCGCTGGGAAAATCAAGTGCACCGGCCATCCTCGGCAATCTCGTCGGCGGTGCGGGCTTGTTCGCATTACTGGCGCACGGCCAGGTTCGGCAGGAGATGGTGCAGGATAGTCAAATACCGGAGAATGCCGATTGATGTCGCGGGCACTGTAAGAGCAAGTGCACCGCCCGCTAGGAGATGGGAGCTAAGGGCGCTGTCAGACTAACCAGAATCTGGTTCGTTGAGGGTGACCGGTCGGGATCTGGATCCTGACTTAGAGCCGCAGCGAGAACATAGGCAGGTGTTTCACTGAACAAATGATTGCGGCACGATAGGAGCGAAGAACGTCAGTCGTTGTCGCCTCAGGGCTGCCGTGACGCTTCAGCGCCTTCTTCATGAAGCGAAGCGCTGCGTCCTTGTCGCGGGTCCTGGTGATGTAGCTCTCGAGGATTTCGCCCTCGTGATCCACCGCTCGCCAGAGCTAGACCATCTCGCCATTCAGCTTCACGTACATCTCGTCCAGGTGCCAGCGCCAGTGACGGAAGCCCCGCATGCGCGAGACGCGCTGCCGGCGAATGTCGCCTGCGAACATCGGCCCAAACCTGTTCCGCCACATCCGCACCGTCTCATGGCAGACGTCTATCCCGCGCTCAAACAGCAGGTCCTCGACGTTGCGCAGCGACAGGGGAAACGGACATACATCATGACCACCAGGCGGATCACCTCGGGCGATGAATTGAAGTAGCGAAAAGGACTGGCAGGCTTGCGGGGGCGAGGCACGCCAGGCGCACTACCCCGTCACGCCTAACGATCGATGCACTTGGTCTGACAGAGCCCCTTGATGCCCTAAGCCTACGCTATCGGCTTTCAAAGATTTCGTTCAACCGCAGCCGTGCGCCCGGGATCGGCTCGAGGTGCGGAAACCGATGCCCTCTTTGATAGTCCACATTGACTTCCCGGGCGCGAGACTGCGATCGCGCCTTCACCGTCATGAGTAATGGATCACCGTTCCGTGAGGCTTGGATCGCATCGCCGATCGCCTCCTCGCTATATTCCTGTCCGTTAACGCTCTGGATCAGCGCGCCCGACGTCAGGCCCGCGTCGAACGCCGGGCTTCCCCACATTACTTCCTGCACCGTCCCGCTCGTGGCGATGTTCAGCCCGACCGAGAAGCGTAGATCGAACTGGCCCGCCTGCGCGTCGAAGCTCTTGCAGAAATCGGTGCGATGATGACGGTAGACGAGACGGTAACCGCCGCGTCCTAGACCTTCGAGCGGTGCGCCTTCCTCGCGGCGGTGCAACTGCGTATCGAGAAAGCCGGCCCAGTCATGCTCTAAGACACCATTAAGGGTGTCCACGACATCGTCCAGATCATAGGTTCGCGTCACCATGCTACCATCGTCGACGCCAAAGAAAGCGCTCGCGAAATCGTCGAGGGAACGCTGATCCCCCGAGGCTTCGCGGATGAGCGTGTCCACCGCCAACCACATCAGTTGGCCTTCCGAATAATAATCTTCGTTGCGCTGCCAGCTTGGCCACGGCAGTGGCGCACGGCCATTGATCACGGGATCCTCCGTGGTGTCGGCCATCGTCCGCCACAGTCCGCCGGGGCGTACATCGTAAGTCGCTGCAATCTTGGCGAGCGATTCGAGCGACGCTTCGGTCGACCACAGGCCCGCGCGCGTCGTTAGCACATGTCCCCAATACTGAGTTTGACCTTCGTACAGCCACATGAGGCTGTTGCGGATGGGGACCTCAAAGCTCGGCGTCCAGGAATCGGCGCCACGGCGGAACTTGCCGTTCCAGCTATGGGTAAACTCGTGCGCGAACACGTCGCGCTTGGTACGGTTGGCCTCCCACTGCGTGAAGTACGTTGGCGGTACGATAATCTCAGCCGAGCGGTGATGTTCGATTCCCCCGCCACCCAATTCCTCACTGAGGGCCACCAGGAACCGATAGGTGTCGAAATGACGCGCGCCAAAAAGCACATCCGATTGCTTCACCAGTGCTGCGTGCAGCGCGACCTGTTCGGACGTGATTTCCAGGTCATGTGCCTGGTGCGCGAACAAATTCATGTGGACGTCGCCATCGTCGGCGATCACCAGTTCGCGGCAATGTAGCCCTGCCACCACTGGTGAGTCGACCAGTACGTCCAGCGCTACCGGCGCGAAGCGAATGGTGTCCGCCTCTCGTCCTTCGACCTCCAGCACGGTCGCATACTGCCACCCATTTGGTAGCTTGATGCTGGCCTGTACCTCGACGCGGCGCGCGAAATAACCGGCCGGGTAGAGCAGCACCCGACCCCATTGCAGGTTCAGCATGTCTTCCGTCACGACGACATCGCCTTGGTTCGATGTCGTCGGAGAAAGGAATTGAAAACTCACGTCGAGCGTCGACGTGCCGGAAGGGATGTCGATGTGGAACGCATAGACTTCGACGGGATCGCGTATCCAGTCGAGCACCAGATCGCCTGCCTTGATTTCGAGGCCTGCAAAGAGTTCGATCGGATTCTGCGGCGAATGATAGCCCGGCATCCACTTGGGGTATAGCAACGTCATCGGCCCGCTTGCGGCGACGGGTACCACGAGCCTCGCTGAAACTATGCCTCGGATCGTGTCCGTGGCATCGATTTCCAACCCGAGCACGCCGCAATAATCCACGTCCTGCGGTGCAGCGATTACATCGGGCTGCGTCTTCGGGTAGTGATGCCCGGGGTCCACTTGCGCATTCGGCACAGCCCTGGGGGCCGCCAGCGCCAGCACGTCTTCCGTGTTCAATTGATTGACCATGCTGGCTTCCTTAATCCGTTTACCACGTCATTTTCACGGCAGCATCCGCTTCGCTGCCGCGACCACAGGCGTGGGCCAATGGTGGGTTTCCCTTGGGGGATGATGAGGCATGACAGAACTGACAGCCAGTTTGATGACAGCCTGACATCCCGTGGCAGCGATCAGTATCCATGTTCACCTCGGCCGGATCGGCTCCGGGATTGCCGCCCGCGCCCCTGATTTCCATAACCAACCTCCAACTAGAAATCTCGCAACCTGTCGGTACCGTTTCAGGTCCAGCTATTTGGCGGATCTGCCTTAGCGCAGCAGGGTGTTCTTTATCGCGCGTCCTCACCTGTCATTCGGCGGCCGCGAGGTAGAGTTGCGGTAGACGCTCTTCGACCGCTCTCCGCAAGCGTCGACGATCCGCTACGAAGCGCTCCAGAACAGTTTCCATCGGCGGGAGCTGCGACTGCGACACCGCGCTCGACGCCGTCGCCCATTCATGGAGCGCACCTGTATCGTAACCTGCGACATTCGCGAGCACGTGCCTGAACTGTACGCGAGACCATTGCTCGGCCGGGATGAAGCGCATGTGTCCGGCGGCACCATCCAGCAGCAGGTCGAGCACTCCGTCGATCAGCGAAGGTCCGTACACTCCCTTCCAAGGAGGACCCGGTTCTAACGAAATCGGCTGGTCCGCATCGAGCGCATCCAAGACACGTGCCGGAAGTGCAGTGTCGTCGTCCGCGATGAACACGGGACCGTGCTCGATCGCGAGGACGCCCGGCGCAGGCAATTGGCCCGGAACCGGAGCTTCGGTGGTAAAGAAAGCGCCGTAAATGCCGAACCGTGGGCAGACGCCGCCAGGATCGAGCGCGCTGCCGGGTGCTTGCACGCGTGTATCGAGCATCGCCCAGGGCCGGACCGTCTGTGATGCCCGTGCGACATCGTCCGACAGCATGTAGTGCAGCCCGCGCGCTTCGCACGCCTCGATCGCCAGGGCTGTCAGCACCCCGTCGTCACCCACGATCATCAATGGAGCAGCAGTGACGTCGACGCTGTGCGCGCTAACCGCGTAGCTGCCCTGATTGTCGCGTCGCTCTCCCCACCAGCCGGGCACCTGAAGCCCAGGTCCATCAGGGCACCGCCCCGACGCCAGATCCTTCAAGACCCTGGCCATCAGGGTCGGCCGCGGCGTGCCACCGCGCACATCGAACACCCCAGGCTCGTATTGGCCGATGAAGCGAGTGACCATGCGGTTCCAATCATAGGCGCCCAGCAGCGACCATGCCGTGACGGCGCGAAGATCCACTCCGCGGCGGCGCAAGCGTTTGCCATCGCTCCACGCTTCGATGAACCACCGAGCCTGCTCCTCCCGGGTCGCGCCGAGATGGCATTCAGTGATCGCCACTGGTATGCGGTATCGCTCCCAGGCTTGCTCGATCAGACCGGCGAGCCCAATCACATCGTCCGGAAGATTGCGCACGGCATCGACATCGACGTGCACCACGCCGTCGGTAGCGCCGAGCGGACCGTCGGCAAGCGCGCGGTCGCCATAGCGGTCGATGCGATGATCGAGCAGACGTTCGCTCGACAGGTAGTGGTTCACACCGATCACGTCGGGCGGACACGGATCATCGGCAATCGTCCGCAGCCGGTCCTCCAACCCGCAGGCGACAAGACGTTCCCACAAGGCATGCCCAGGCACGACCATGCCGCAGAGCAGATCCCACCCCATCCAGCGCCGCTCGTTCTGGAAATCGGCACTGTGCTGCAGCGGCGGCGAGGCGTGGCAGAAGCCGAGATCATCGGTCTGGACAAGACGCGCGGCGGGATTGATCCGCCGGATCGCCCGCATCGCCAATCGCGTCGCATCCGTTTCGTTGAGCAGCGCCACCCAGAATGCGGTCTCATTGCACAGATGCGGATACCAAAAGCCGTACAGCGCGCTGAACCGCGCCGTGGTCAGCGGTTCGTTTACCGGGGTATAATCCTCCACCCACGGATAACGCTCCGTAACTGCCGCGGCGTGGTGCGCCAGACCGTGAGCAAAACTGTCTTGTAGCAGGCCGGTGTAATGCGGGCCGCTGCCATGGTGGCAAAGGGTGAGGATCGGCTCCATCCCGAGGCGACGTATTTCCGGTAATCGCTCATCGGTCCAGCGGAAGTCACAACGTTCGGGATCGGCGGGTGAGATCCGCTCCCACAGGGCGGGATAGCGCAGCTTGCAAATGCCTAGATCGGCGAACAGCGCGAGATCCTCAATGCGGTGCTCGTGACCACTGCGGCGCGTTTGGTCGAACCACCTGTTGCCCACGCGATTGACGGTGCATTCATGGCCGCCCCATAATTCCATGGCGGGTGTTGTTTGCCGTCGTGCCAACAGAACCGACTGTACATCCATGTCCCGTCTCCGTTGCGGATTCCAGGCGACTAACGGAGACGAATGACAAAAGGTTCTCGAAAAAGTCCTTTTTACAACGTAGGTTAGGCAATATCCTATTCGCCCGGACCAATTGCGCGCCCCGAGCATCTTCCGGTACGCTAAGCTCGCATGTCTGAGGATTCAAACCTCGATCAGGATTTTCGCAGCTTCGCGTTGCGTTCTCGCCGCAATGTCGCAGTGGATGTTAGGATGGTTCGAGATCCGGTCCGAGTGCGTCTGCTTGTAAAATTCAAGCTAGTGCTTGTGTCCCGGCGGACGCCAAAACATGTCCTCGGTGACGGCTTGGCTGATGCACACAGAACCAAGCCGATGCCCAACGCGCTTGGGAGCTGAATTACGATCCAACTTAAGCACCCGCCTGCGCGTTCGCCCAGATGCTAGGCGCTGCCGCCCGGTTCTGGCTAGGAAACGGGATAGCACGCCGGAACTCCTCACTAAAGACTCCGTCCACGCGGATGCTGAACGAGAGTTTGCCCGTTGCGTCGGCACCGTGGAACTGGTTCACCGTATCGAACCAGGCCGCATGTCCGGCGACATAGGCCCGTTCACCGGTATCGGGGTCGAGCATGTAGAACGGCTTACTCCGGTTGGTGCGGAACCAGACGAATTCGTGGCACAGCTCGCTGCTGTCGTGATCTCTGTGGGCGGAAACGGCTCGTCCGCTCGCATCGTACATAATCAGCATCCGAGCCGTCGCAGCGAATGGCAGCGTGGCAATAAAATCCATTAGCGGCGCGAACTCCGCAGCCTCGGGACTTGGCTCCCACAATTCAGCACGATTGAGATCATAGTAGTTTTCCGGTTCGCGAGAGCGGGCCAGCTCTATCATACGCGATCCCGGCAAGTGCGACGCATCGGCATCGAGGAGGAACGGGCCGGTATAGAATTGCCGATCCTCTGCCGCGGCAAGCCGCCGGTTCAGGCGCTCCGTAATAAAGCCGTCAAGCGCTCTTAGGCGCTCCACGTCGATGAACGGATCCATGTTCATGTAGCTGGGATAATGCGGTCTCATACGAAGAACCTAGCGCCGATAGCGAACCATGACCACAGGCGAGAATTTCTTTTATCTTCTGTGGCTTGATCCGGGTTATAGCCGGAATTTTTAATTGTTTAAATAAGGCTCCATCGGCGTGTCTTATCGGAAGCTCACCTCGCGACTACTAGTCGCGGGTGCTGTCCGACCTTGTCTTTTGGAAATTGAATGAAAATCTATGTTAGCGGGCTCTATGCTGGCGGTAATCCCCAGCCGGGGGTAGGCATTGTTCGATCCGTTCGCCAAGGCTATCCCGACGCTACCATCGTTGGCGTCGAATATTCCAATCGGGTATCTGGCATCCATTACGACGAACTGGACGAACTTTGGATCCAGCGGCCGTGGGGTGAACTGGACCTCGACGACTATGGTGAGAAGGTGCGCGAGGTGCTTGACGCCGGCGGCATGTGGATCTCGGGCAGCGACCTGGAGGCAATGTGGCTGGGCAGCGTGTTTCCTGACGGGCACCCCAATCTGCTCGCGCCGCCCATGGCCGGTATCAAGCGCATCACCAAGCCCGTGGTCGAAGCAGCGTCCGGCTTGCCGATCAAGATCCCGACCTATTTGTCGACCGAGCATAGCGACTGGGATCTGCACGCGTTCTGCCGCGAACATAATTGGCGCGTGTGGTTGAAGGGCCCCTATTACGATGCTTCGCGCACGCCGACCTGGGATACGTTCACTGCGGTTCGCAACGCACTGAGCAAGGTCTGGTCGACCGAGAAGCTGTTCCTGCAGGCGCATGTCAGTGGCTACGAGGAATCGGTCATGCTGGCCGCCTACAAGGGCGAGTTGCTAGGCGCGGTCAGCATGCGCAAGCGCGACGTAACCGTCGAGGGCAAGACCTGGGCCGGTGACGTATCCAACGTGCCGCCCGCCTTCTTGGAGCCGCTGCGGCGCATGGTGCGCGACACCAACTGGACGGGCGGCGGCGAGCTCGAGATGGTGCGTGACGCATCCGACCAGCTCTGGCTGATCGAAATGAACCCGCGCTTCCCCGCCTGGGTGCACGGTGCGACGATCGCCGGGCACAATCTTCCGGCATTGCTGGTACAGGCGGCTAGCGGTGTGACCGCGCAGCGTGCGCCGGCGGAATCGGCCGAGTTCACGCGGATCGTGCTGGAGGTGCCGGTGCGTGCCGATTATCCCTTGCCCCCGCTCCCCGAGCCCTTCGCCGGCGCGGTCGGGCATTCGATGAAGCACCCATCGGGGCTCACCGCGCTCGCCGCGCGGCTGCACAAGATCGACCCCGACATGCTCGACGTCGCATTGGCGCCCGAGGGCGCGCCGGCGCCGAACGCCGTGCCGGAGCTTCCCGAAACCTATGTCACCGATATCGGTGCGCAGGATTTCGACAGCATGCCGACGCCGCAATACATCTACATGGAGACGACGGCGGAAACTTTGTTCAGGCAGGCGGCGGATCGCGCCCATCGGCTGAGCACCAACGATGTCGAGGTGATCAGCGGCTATTCGATCAAGACCAACCCGGACAAGCGCCTGATCAAGCTCGCATTGGACAACGGCTTCTATGCCGAGGCGATCAGCCTGAGCGAGGTGCAGTCCGCGCTCGAGGTCGGCTTCCGTCCCGACCAGGTGATCCTCAATGGCCCCGGCAAATGGTGGCCCGAAGGGCTGATGCCGCGCGAGCGGATGCACGCCGTGTTCTGCGACAGCGTCGCCGATCTCGACCGCGTCGTGGCGGCGGTGGAAGCCGGCGAGATGTCGGCCAAGCATATCGGCATCCGCATTCGCACGCCCAACATCGTGTCGCGCTTCGGCATTCCGCTCGATAGCCCGACCACGTTTGGCAAGCTGATCGCGGCGGTCAAGCGTCTGCCAACTGACAGCGCGTTCGGCATCCACTTCCACATGGCCAGCAGCCATGTCGGCGTGGCGCAATGGTGGCACCTGTTCGAATCGATGCTGCGCTGGTGCAGGTCGATCGAGAAGCTCAGCGGGCGCATGATCGAGATGCTCGACATGGGCGGCGGCTGGTACCCCGACGATTGGCACGAGGATGCCATCTCCAAGATCGCCCAAGCGGCCGAACTAGCCCGCGCGATGCTACCCGGCGTGCGGCAGATCGCGTCCGAGCCCGGCAAGGCCATGGCGCAGCCGTCCATGGCGCTGGCGATGCGCATCCTGGAAATACAGGAGCATGAAGAAGACATGATCGAGGCGGTTGTCGATGCCTCCATCGCCGAGATCCCGATGCACTTCTGGCAACCGCACCGCATGGTTCGCCAGTGTGGCGAAACGGGCGACTTGCAGCCGATCGGGCGCGGCAAGACTCATCTGATGGGGCGTCTGTGCATGGAGCACGACATCATCGCATCCAACGTTCAACTTCCCGAAGGGACCCGCGCCGGCGACCTTCTGATTTTCTGTGATGCCGGCGGTTATGACAGGAGCATGTCCTATGTATTTGGTCGAGGATAAGAACAGCGCGGAGGTTCGGGCATCGGAAGGCGGTGTCGGCGGCAGCTTCATGCTCGTGGGACAGCCCGGCTCGCCCGGTCGCAAATGGGAAACTTTCCCGAACAGCTATATTTCGCACCACGGCGCAGCCTGTTGCGACATCGCGCACGAATGGCTGATCGCCTTCGACTTCGCACAGCTGAACGGCGGCGACGTCCTGTCCGGCCCGCGCTGGATGCGCGAACATTCCAGCTGGGGCCCGTCCGCCTGGCCGATCCACTGGTGCGAGGCCGTGGATGCCAAGATCGTCGATTGTGGTGTCCACGCCGCAATCGCGCAGGAGGCATTCGTCGCACGCGGCGTGCAGGCCTTCCGCGCCCAATTCATCCAGCGTTACAGCGCCGAAGCCGCTGCCTCGTGGCGCGAGAGTTGGGGCAAGGAAGACGTGTCCGACCATTGGATCGATGGCGATGCGATCTACCATGAGGGCAATGCTGTACTTATTGGCGAGGATACGGTGAAGCTGTGGGACGGCTCGGCCGGCTGGTGGATCAACCCGCGGGGCGAGGGCGGCTATGGCAGTCTCGCCGTGGTGCGGATTGAGGCGGATCTCGGTGGCTTCGCAGACGGGCTGCGCTGGGGCGAGCGCCGGATCATGCTCAACCAATGGGTCGCCGTGTGATCGACCGGCCTTGGCTCGTCGTCCCCGACACACCGACGGATGCGGACCGGGCAGCGATATTGGCAGGCTTGGCGGCGTTCAATCGCGGTCACGTCGCGCCGGGCGCAACGGGTCCGCTCGCCGTCTTGCTCAAGGATGAGAGTGACTCGACAATCGGTGGCCTGTGGGGATCGACCTTGTTCGGCTGGCTGCGTATCGAATTGCTCTTCGTGCCCGAGGGCCAGCGCGGCGCATCTCTGGGCTCGGCGATCATGCAACAGGCCGAAGCGCTCGCGATTGCTCGCGGCTGCATTGGCGCTTCACTCGACACGTACAGTTTTCAGGCACCCGGCTTCTACGAAAAGCTGGGCTACAGCCTTGTTGGCGTCGTCGCTAACTGTCCGCCGGGTAATTCGCGCTATTTTATGCAGAAGACGTTTGCGCTCGCACATGACCAGTGAAATCAGCAACTCTCAAGCCACAGAGTCATGCCCCCCTGCCGGCGATCGGACGCAACTTATTGAGCGCGTCTGCAGAAATGTAGGCCACCTCACTACCCGGCATGCTCGCATGCGACACGTCCTCAGCGAATGTGCGCCGATGCTCCTGCATCCAAGTGCGTTGTGCCGCGTTGCAGATAAATGGCCGACGAACCCGTGATGCCCGCCCGGAGCGGCGGCTGCGAGAGCAACTATCGCGCAGCATTCGAGTCGATCGAGTCAGGGTTCTGCGTGGTTAAGGTTCTCTTTGACCAAGACCAACGATCGATCGATTACGTCTTCGAGGAGGTGAATACCGCCTTCGAAAAGCAAACGCGGCTGAAGGATGCGACCGGCAAGCGCATGCGCGAGCTGCGTCCCGATCATGACCAGTTCTGGTTTGACCTGTGCGGCCGTGTCGCGCTGACCGGCCAACCGGAGCGATGCGAGCATGAAGCGCTTGACACCTGGTACGATGCCAACGCGTTCCGTATCGGCGAACCCGAGGATCATCGTGTCGCGATTCTCTTCAACGACATCGGAGCACGCAAGGAAGCCGAGCGCGCGCTGTATGAAGGCGAGCAACACTTTCGCGCGCTCGCGACCGCTGGCAGCTACACCAATTACCGCATGAGCCCGGACTGGGCTCGGATGTACCAATTGGATGGCCGCGGCTTTCTCGTCACCACCGCCGAACCGATCGAGAACTGGGTGCACACCTATATCCTCAAAGAGGACCGGCCGATGGTGTTCGGCGCGATCGAAAAGGCGATACGGGAAAAGTCCATGTTCGAGCTCGAGCACCGCGTCATGCTCGCCGGTGGGGGTGTCGGCTGGACGCTGTCGCGCGCGGCGCCGATCCTCGGAGAGGATGGCGAGATCGTTGAATGGTGCGGTGCCGCGACGGATGTCACGGAACGCCGAATGGCGGTGGACCGCCTTCGCGAAAATGAGGAACGGCTTCGCCTCATCATCGATAGCGCTCGCGACTATGCCATCTTCACGGCCGACGCCTCAGGCAAGATCAACAGCTGGTATGCGGGTGCGCAGAGCGTGTTCGGCTGGTCAACCGAGGAGGCGCTCGGTTTACCGATGGAGATCACCTACACAGCGGAGGATCGGGCGGCCGCCGTCCCCGAAGCGGAGCGAGCGAACGCCCAGAGCGAAGGGCGCGCACCCGATGTTCGATGGCACTTGCGCAAGGATGGTGCGAGAGCGTTCATCGAGGGGTTTGCCGTACCGCTGAGGAACGACGTCGGCGAAACCACCGGCTTCCTCAAGATCGGTCAGGACGTCACCGAACGGCACCGCGCCCAGGAGCGCCAATCGACGCTCCTCGCAGAGCTTCAGCACCGGGTGCGCAACATCCTTGCGGTCGTTCGCTCGATGGTCCGCCGGACTCATGAAGAAGGGCAGAGCGCTGAGGATTTCATCCAGCATCTGGAAGGTCGGATCGGCGCGCTTGCACGTACACAGGTCCTGCTCACGCGCGGGGTCGACGCGGGGGTCGATCTGGACGCCTTGATCCGAGATGAGCTCCTAGTGCACGCCGTTGATGAGGATCAGATCAGTATTGCCGGACCTGACGTAGAACTCGCCCCAAAAGCAGCCGAGGTCCTCGCCCTTGCTATCCACGAGTTGGCGACTAACTCGACAAAATTTGGGGCGCTCGCACGTGATGGGGCCCGTATTGCAATTAGCTGGCAGTCGGAAGAGCGCGAATCGCGACCATGGCTTTCGATCTCATGGGTCGAATCCGGGGTTTCAGTATTAGGAGCGGCACCTC contains:
- a CDS encoding formate/nitrite transporter family protein, translated to MAEPNNQDIDELKAADAKELHRAVREEGEAELERPTGSLLCSGIAAGLAINASLLAQGAIHGMTTEAPWRHLIVSLGYPLGFIIVILGRMQFFTESTITAMLPLVTRPAWQTARRTARLWLIVLTANLIGTAAATFAFATLPVIDPSLRNSMIEVSAVILKHDPFTTFWMAIPAGFMIASLAWTLPNAREQSVLVIFAITYVVGVAGLSHSVVGSAEAFTLLWAGRIDVITALGKSSAPAILGNLVGGAGLFALLAHGQVRQEMVQDSQIPENAD
- a CDS encoding M61 family metallopeptidase; protein product: MVNQLNTEDVLALAAPRAVPNAQVDPGHHYPKTQPDVIAAPQDVDYCGVLGLEIDATDTIRGIVSARLVVPVAASGPMTLLYPKWMPGYHSPQNPIELFAGLEIKAGDLVLDWIRDPVEVYAFHIDIPSGTSTLDVSFQFLSPTTSNQGDVVVTEDMLNLQWGRVLLYPAGYFARRVEVQASIKLPNGWQYATVLEVEGREADTIRFAPVALDVLVDSPVVAGLHCRELVIADDGDVHMNLFAHQAHDLEITSEQVALHAALVKQSDVLFGARHFDTYRFLVALSEELGGGGIEHHRSAEIIVPPTYFTQWEANRTKRDVFAHEFTHSWNGKFRRGADSWTPSFEVPIRNSLMWLYEGQTQYWGHVLTTRAGLWSTEASLESLAKIAATYDVRPGGLWRTMADTTEDPVINGRAPLPWPSWQRNEDYYSEGQLMWLAVDTLIREASGDQRSLDDFASAFFGVDDGSMVTRTYDLDDVVDTLNGVLEHDWAGFLDTQLHRREEGAPLEGLGRGGYRLVYRHHRTDFCKSFDAQAGQFDLRFSVGLNIATSGTVQEVMWGSPAFDAGLTSGALIQSVNGQEYSEEAIGDAIQASRNGDPLLMTVKARSQSRAREVNVDYQRGHRFPHLEPIPGARLRLNEIFESR
- a CDS encoding family 1 glycosylhydrolase — its product is MGNRWFDQTRRSGHEHRIEDLALFADLGICKLRYPALWERISPADPERCDFRWTDERLPEIRRLGMEPILTLCHHGSGPHYTGLLQDSFAHGLAHHAAAVTERYPWVEDYTPVNEPLTTARFSALYGFWYPHLCNETAFWVALLNETDATRLAMRAIRRINPAARLVQTDDLGFCHASPPLQHSADFQNERRWMGWDLLCGMVVPGHALWERLVACGLEDRLRTIADDPCPPDVIGVNHYLSSERLLDHRIDRYGDRALADGPLGATDGVVHVDVDAVRNLPDDVIGLAGLIEQAWERYRIPVAITECHLGATREEQARWFIEAWSDGKRLRRRGVDLRAVTAWSLLGAYDWNRMVTRFIGQYEPGVFDVRGGTPRPTLMARVLKDLASGRCPDGPGLQVPGWWGERRDNQGSYAVSAHSVDVTAAPLMIVGDDGVLTALAIEACEARGLHYMLSDDVARASQTVRPWAMLDTRVQAPGSALDPGGVCPRFGIYGAFFTTEAPVPGQLPAPGVLAIEHGPVFIADDDTALPARVLDALDADQPISLEPGPPWKGVYGPSLIDGVLDLLLDGAAGHMRFIPAEQWSRVQFRHVLANVAGYDTGALHEWATASSAVSQSQLPPMETVLERFVADRRRLRRAVEERLPQLYLAAAE
- a CDS encoding ATP-grasp domain-containing protein, translated to MKIYVSGLYAGGNPQPGVGIVRSVRQGYPDATIVGVEYSNRVSGIHYDELDELWIQRPWGELDLDDYGEKVREVLDAGGMWISGSDLEAMWLGSVFPDGHPNLLAPPMAGIKRITKPVVEAASGLPIKIPTYLSTEHSDWDLHAFCREHNWRVWLKGPYYDASRTPTWDTFTAVRNALSKVWSTEKLFLQAHVSGYEESVMLAAYKGELLGAVSMRKRDVTVEGKTWAGDVSNVPPAFLEPLRRMVRDTNWTGGGELEMVRDASDQLWLIEMNPRFPAWVHGATIAGHNLPALLVQAASGVTAQRAPAESAEFTRIVLEVPVRADYPLPPLPEPFAGAVGHSMKHPSGLTALAARLHKIDPDMLDVALAPEGAPAPNAVPELPETYVTDIGAQDFDSMPTPQYIYMETTAETLFRQAADRAHRLSTNDVEVISGYSIKTNPDKRLIKLALDNGFYAEAISLSEVQSALEVGFRPDQVILNGPGKWWPEGLMPRERMHAVFCDSVADLDRVVAAVEAGEMSAKHIGIRIRTPNIVSRFGIPLDSPTTFGKLIAAVKRLPTDSAFGIHFHMASSHVGVAQWWHLFESMLRWCRSIEKLSGRMIEMLDMGGGWYPDDWHEDAISKIAQAAELARAMLPGVRQIASEPGKAMAQPSMALAMRILEIQEHEEDMIEAVVDASIAEIPMHFWQPHRMVRQCGETGDLQPIGRGKTHLMGRLCMEHDIIASNVQLPEGTRAGDLLIFCDAGGYDRSMSYVFGRG
- a CDS encoding GNAT family N-acetyltransferase, with translation MAAFNRGHVAPGATGPLAVLLKDESDSTIGGLWGSTLFGWLRIELLFVPEGQRGASLGSAIMQQAEALAIARGCIGASLDTYSFQAPGFYEKLGYSLVGVVANCPPGNSRYFMQKTFALAHDQ
- a CDS encoding PAS domain S-box protein, giving the protein MADEPVMPARSGGCESNYRAAFESIESGFCVVKVLFDQDQRSIDYVFEEVNTAFEKQTRLKDATGKRMRELRPDHDQFWFDLCGRVALTGQPERCEHEALDTWYDANAFRIGEPEDHRVAILFNDIGARKEAERALYEGEQHFRALATAGSYTNYRMSPDWARMYQLDGRGFLVTTAEPIENWVHTYILKEDRPMVFGAIEKAIREKSMFELEHRVMLAGGGVGWTLSRAAPILGEDGEIVEWCGAATDVTERRMAVDRLRENEERLRLIIDSARDYAIFTADASGKINSWYAGAQSVFGWSTEEALGLPMEITYTAEDRAAAVPEAERANAQSEGRAPDVRWHLRKDGARAFIEGFAVPLRNDVGETTGFLKIGQDVTERHRAQERQSTLLAELQHRVRNILAVVRSMVRRTHEEGQSAEDFIQHLEGRIGALARTQVLLTRGVDAGVDLDALIRDELLVHAVDEDQISIAGPDVELAPKAAEVLALAIHELATNSTKFGALARDGARIAISWQSEERESRPWLSISWVESGVSVLGAAPLRQGFGTDLISRRVPYELRGTGSIELRPGGIACHIAFPLMQGASILETGGLKP